The following coding sequences lie in one Dehalococcoidia bacterium genomic window:
- the ccmA gene encoding heme ABC exporter ATP-binding protein CcmA, with protein MTIPHAALPTADVQVRPPAIEVRGLRKEIGGRLILRGIDLRVEMGETVVIFGPNGAGKTTLLRILATLARPSSGMVRIGGVDLHEVGPAIRRWIGLLAHQTYLYDDLTAEENLRFYGRMFDIPDLDRRIDVVLEQVGLSERRGDRVRVLSRGMQQRLALARAILHRPGLLLLDEPESGLDPTAAAGLRSLLAAVEQPDRAVLLTSHSLDLGLDLASRVVLLVRGTIVLDTPRAAIDRAALEQFYARAVMGGAAP; from the coding sequence ATGACAATCCCGCACGCAGCGCTCCCCACCGCCGACGTGCAAGTTCGGCCGCCGGCGATCGAGGTGCGGGGGTTGCGCAAAGAGATTGGCGGCCGCCTCATTCTGCGCGGGATCGATCTCCGCGTCGAGATGGGGGAGACAGTCGTCATTTTCGGGCCAAACGGTGCCGGCAAAACCACGCTCCTTCGGATTCTTGCCACCCTCGCCCGGCCGAGCAGCGGTATGGTGCGGATCGGCGGTGTCGACCTCCACGAGGTGGGGCCGGCCATCCGCCGCTGGATCGGCCTCCTCGCCCATCAGACCTACCTCTACGATGACCTGACCGCCGAGGAGAACTTGCGCTTCTATGGCCGCATGTTCGATATCCCCGACCTTGACCGCCGCATCGACGTGGTGCTGGAGCAGGTTGGGCTGAGCGAGCGGCGAGGCGACCGCGTGCGCGTGCTCTCGCGGGGAATGCAGCAGCGGCTGGCGCTCGCGCGGGCGATCCTCCACCGGCCAGGACTGCTGCTCCTCGACGAGCCGGAGAGCGGCCTCGACCCGACCGCCGCCGCCGGGCTGCGCTCCCTGCTCGCCGCCGTCGAGCAACCTGATCGCGCCGTTCTCCTCACTTCTCACTCGCTCGACCTCGGGCTGGACCTCGCCAGCCGGGTCGTCCTGTTGGTGAGGGGCACGATCGTCCTCGACACTCCGCGCGCAGCGATCGACCGGGCAGCCCTCGAGCAGTTCTACGCCCGCGCCGTGATGGGAGGAGCAGCGCCATGA
- a CDS encoding heme exporter protein CcmB, giving the protein MRKALLILEKDLRTELRAKDILTAMAYFSLLVLIVFNFAIDLRDVRIDAIAPGILWVCFAFAGVLGLNRTFVREQERNAIEGLMLCPIDRSTIYLGKFVGNVVFMLIVEALTVPIFLLLFNLTAVGWGLVPALLLGTVGFAALGTLFAALAVNTRTREVMLPVLLFPIIIPIVIAAVKATGFAIGTIAPDLAIPWLNLMMVFDLVFVVISYLIFGYVLEE; this is encoded by the coding sequence ATGAGGAAAGCGTTGCTCATTCTCGAAAAAGACCTTCGCACTGAGCTGCGCGCCAAAGATATCCTCACGGCGATGGCCTATTTCTCCCTGCTCGTGCTTATCGTCTTCAACTTCGCGATCGACCTGCGCGATGTCAGGATCGACGCGATTGCGCCGGGGATCTTGTGGGTCTGCTTCGCCTTTGCGGGCGTGCTCGGACTTAATCGCACCTTTGTGCGCGAGCAGGAACGGAATGCGATCGAAGGGCTGATGCTCTGCCCCATCGACCGGAGCACAATCTATCTCGGCAAGTTCGTCGGCAATGTCGTCTTCATGCTTATCGTTGAAGCGCTGACCGTGCCTATCTTCCTTCTTCTTTTCAACCTGACCGCTGTCGGCTGGGGATTGGTTCCCGCCTTGCTGCTCGGCACGGTTGGGTTCGCCGCGCTGGGCACGCTCTTCGCCGCGCTGGCCGTCAACACGCGAACGCGCGAAGTGATGCTGCCTGTTCTCCTCTTTCCAATCATTATTCCCATCGTCATCGCCGCCGTCAAAGCAACTGGGTTCGCCATCGGCACGATCGCTCCCGATCTCGCGATCCCGTGGCTGAACCTGATGATGGTCTTCGACCTCGTGTTTGTCGTCATTTCGTACCTCATCTTTGGGTACGTCTTGGAGGAGTAG
- the ccsA gene encoding cytochrome c biogenesis protein CcsA: protein MAQQLVVPRERARRFDPWVALGWLTIFLMGVTMFGAFIYAPTDRFQGIAQRIFYIHVPSAWLAYLAVFVVFIASILYLVRRSRFWDRVALSSAELGVIFTTLALVTGSLWGRQVWGAWWVWDARLTTTLILWLIYVGYLMLRATMGESPRTARFAAIVGIVGFIDVPIIHQSVKWWRTQHPTPIVVTENPALPASMLIVLVVSVLAFTALYFWLLNLRYRLEAGRDQVAALRRELQGAADV, encoded by the coding sequence ATGGCGCAGCAACTTGTTGTCCCTCGTGAACGCGCACGACGCTTTGACCCGTGGGTCGCCCTCGGCTGGCTGACGATCTTCCTGATGGGAGTGACCATGTTCGGCGCGTTCATCTACGCGCCGACCGACCGCTTCCAAGGGATCGCTCAGCGCATCTTCTACATCCATGTCCCCTCGGCGTGGCTTGCTTATCTCGCCGTGTTCGTTGTCTTCATCGCGAGCATCCTCTATCTCGTCCGCCGCAGCCGCTTCTGGGACCGCGTCGCCCTCTCGTCAGCAGAGCTCGGGGTGATCTTCACGACGCTCGCTCTCGTCACCGGGTCGCTCTGGGGGCGGCAGGTGTGGGGCGCGTGGTGGGTCTGGGACGCTCGCCTCACCACCACGCTGATCCTGTGGCTGATCTATGTCGGCTATCTGATGCTGCGAGCGACGATGGGCGAGAGCCCGCGGACAGCGCGCTTTGCCGCCATCGTCGGCATTGTCGGCTTTATCGACGTTCCGATCATCCACCAGTCGGTAAAGTGGTGGCGGACCCAGCACCCGACGCCCATCGTCGTCACGGAAAATCCTGCGCTGCCGGCGTCGATGCTGATCGTGCTGGTTGTCTCCGTGCTCGCTTTCACCGCCCTCTATTTCTGGCTGCTGAACCTCCGCTACCGTCTCGAGGCGGGGCGCGACCAGGTGGCAGCGCTCCGCCGCGAGCTTCAGGGGGCTGCCGATGTTTGA
- a CDS encoding CcmD family protein — MFDNPAFWLLFAAYTILWLLIGGYVFTLNRRQRDLEREVETLSEQFRRSAD; from the coding sequence ATGTTTGACAATCCCGCATTCTGGCTGCTGTTCGCCGCATATACCATTCTCTGGCTGCTGATTGGGGGCTATGTATTTACCCTCAATCGCCGCCAACGCGACCTCGAGCGCGAAGTCGAGACGCTCAGCGAGCAGTTCCGGCGGTCAGCAGACTGA
- a CDS encoding prolipoprotein diacylglyceryl transferase, which translates to MTIAIDPIAFSAGPVQVRWSVVFLALALVAGLIVAQRWGEAVGLRPVSAALLAAAVVAIGIIAGRAAVLIERPDLLRRGVGGAVTLAHGGVSLPAAALGGAAVLTIWALRSSHPPGRVLAAASGGLLVGETIASVGLLISGDYTGALVEVPWAVSYTRTEAGVPATLLARPVHPLALYSLLWMGIAAVWLWLAWPRRTVRERWCLAALAFGLGHLILGYARLDPAWLIGLRADQAFGLVWIVLGAIGIIGEERHAGAAPVPSPRERPLS; encoded by the coding sequence GTGACGATCGCCATCGACCCGATCGCCTTCTCTGCCGGCCCCGTGCAGGTGCGCTGGTCGGTGGTGTTTCTCGCTCTCGCGCTCGTCGCGGGGCTGATCGTGGCGCAGCGGTGGGGCGAGGCGGTGGGGCTCCGCCCCGTCTCGGCGGCCCTGCTGGCAGCAGCCGTCGTGGCCATCGGCATCATCGCAGGGCGGGCAGCGGTGCTGATTGAGCGGCCCGACCTCCTCCGACGCGGGGTCGGGGGCGCGGTGACGCTCGCTCACGGGGGGGTCTCTCTGCCGGCAGCAGCGCTCGGCGGAGCCGCTGTCCTCACGATTTGGGCGCTGCGGTCGAGCCATCCGCCCGGCCGCGTGCTCGCGGCGGCATCGGGCGGTCTGCTGGTCGGCGAGACAATCGCCTCAGTCGGGCTCCTCATCAGCGGCGACTACACCGGGGCCCTCGTCGAGGTGCCGTGGGCGGTCTCCTACACCCGGACCGAGGCAGGCGTACCGGCAACACTTCTCGCCCGACCGGTGCACCCCCTTGCGCTCTACTCCTTGCTCTGGATGGGGATCGCGGCAGTCTGGCTCTGGCTGGCCTGGCCGAGACGAACCGTGCGGGAGCGCTGGTGCTTGGCAGCGCTCGCTTTCGGGCTCGGTCACCTCATTCTCGGCTACGCCCGGCTCGACCCGGCTTGGCTTATCGGCCTCCGGGCTGATCAAGCGTTCGGTCTTGTCTGGATCGTGCTCGGCGCCATCGGCATCATCGGCGAAGAACGACACGCCGGCGCTGCTCCCGTGCCCTCCCCTCGTGAGCGACCGCTCTCCTGA
- a CDS encoding DUF2085 domain-containing protein produces the protein MAPFASLEPALERGIARLADSVVRFMTFHWLFAVNSMLALYLGLATLAPLLVAAGWDLPAAALYLLFRPICHQLPDRSHFIAGHQMACCQRCAAIYGAFLIGGLLFVLLRDRIRPLPWKAYLVLIAPMALDGLTQLTGMRTSTWELRTLTGGLFGLATVWLVYPFFHRTMAEVRLLIQQTGGLSRPPVAAGEG, from the coding sequence GTGGCACCGTTCGCCTCTCTCGAGCCCGCTTTGGAGCGCGGCATCGCTCGGCTTGCCGACAGCGTCGTCCGCTTCATGACCTTTCATTGGCTCTTTGCCGTCAACAGCATGCTCGCGCTCTACCTCGGGCTCGCGACGCTTGCTCCGCTTCTGGTGGCAGCAGGATGGGATCTCCCTGCTGCTGCCCTCTACCTGCTGTTTCGGCCGATCTGCCATCAGCTTCCCGACCGTTCCCACTTCATCGCCGGCCATCAGATGGCCTGCTGCCAGCGGTGCGCCGCGATTTACGGCGCCTTTCTCATCGGCGGTCTGCTCTTCGTGCTGCTGCGCGATCGGATCCGGCCGCTTCCTTGGAAGGCGTACCTTGTCCTCATCGCGCCGATGGCGCTCGACGGCCTGACGCAGTTGACCGGCATGCGGACGAGCACGTGGGAACTGCGCACCCTCACCGGAGGGCTGTTCGGACTGGCAACCGTCTGGCTTGTCTATCCTTTCTTCCATCGGACGATGGCTGAGGTCCGGCTGCTGATCCAGCAAACTGGCGGCCTCAGCCGACCGCCGGTGGCGGCGGGAGAGGGCTGA
- a CDS encoding TlpA family protein disulfide reductase translates to MRLLGVSIFVGFFVCLLLSMVGIVGLRFATLPRDAPVTALDTSATARVNDPAPLFTARTLQGEAVNLANYRGKLVILNFWASWCGPCRSEMPAIEAASIRYRDAGVVFLGVNVQEASATVTAFVDEFKLTFPILLDPNGAISAVYRVRSLPTTFFIDRDGILREQFTGEMNASVIDRRVRLYSDPGP, encoded by the coding sequence ATGCGCCTGCTCGGGGTGTCGATCTTCGTCGGTTTTTTCGTCTGCCTTCTGCTCAGCATGGTCGGCATCGTCGGCCTGCGCTTCGCCACGCTCCCCCGTGACGCCCCCGTCACCGCGCTCGACACGAGCGCAACGGCGCGCGTCAATGACCCCGCGCCGCTCTTCACTGCCCGCACCTTGCAGGGGGAGGCGGTCAATCTCGCCAACTACCGCGGCAAGCTCGTCATCCTCAACTTTTGGGCAAGCTGGTGCGGACCATGCCGGAGCGAGATGCCCGCGATCGAGGCAGCCAGCATCCGCTATCGTGACGCTGGGGTTGTCTTTCTCGGCGTGAATGTTCAAGAGGCGAGCGCAACGGTGACCGCTTTCGTCGACGAATTCAAGCTGACGTTCCCGATCCTGCTCGACCCCAACGGCGCAATCAGCGCTGTCTACCGCGTCCGCAGCCTCCCCACGACCTTCTTCATCGATCGGGACGGCATTCTCCGCGAACAGTTCACCGGCGAGATGAACGCCTCGGTTATCGACCGTCGCGTGCGCCTCTACAGCGACCCCGGCCCCTAA
- the purB gene encoding adenylosuccinate lyase has product MIERYTRPVMGAIWTERHKLDLWLKVEIAACEGWAALGVIPPDDLAVIRSATYDLDDVARYFRETHHDMTAFLRSVQERLGAAGRWIHYGLTSSDVMDTALSLQLMEAMDLLLSGVDRLEQAITALAVAHWRTPQIGRTHGVHAEPMSFGLKLAVWIDEVRRGRERLRAARSRIAVGKLSGAVGSHALVPPEVEEIACASLGLTPAAASTQVLQRDRHAEYVLALALLAASLEKFATELRALQRTEVLETEEPFEEGQTGSSAMPHKRNPELAERITGLARVVRGHAVTALENVALWHERDISHSSTERIILPDSSILLDYMLDLLAGILERLQVYPDRMRENIDLTRGLVYSQRVLLALVERGLTRQEAYAIVQRHAMRAWRTRENYRDLLAADPAVTAVLSPEELDALFDPTYYLRYADVPFRRLGIPLDEAVSRRERQPPPP; this is encoded by the coding sequence ATGATCGAACGCTACACCCGGCCGGTCATGGGCGCGATTTGGACGGAGCGGCACAAGCTCGACCTATGGCTGAAAGTCGAGATCGCCGCTTGTGAGGGATGGGCGGCGCTCGGGGTCATTCCTCCCGACGACCTCGCGGTGATCCGTTCCGCTACCTACGACCTTGACGACGTCGCCCGCTATTTCCGCGAGACCCACCACGACATGACGGCCTTTTTGCGCTCGGTGCAGGAGCGGCTTGGGGCTGCCGGCCGGTGGATCCACTACGGCCTTACCTCCTCCGATGTGATGGATACCGCACTGTCGCTCCAGCTGATGGAGGCGATGGACCTCCTGCTGAGCGGGGTCGACCGTCTCGAACAGGCGATCACCGCGCTTGCCGTCGCCCACTGGCGCACGCCGCAAATCGGGCGAACGCACGGGGTCCATGCTGAGCCGATGTCGTTTGGGCTGAAGCTAGCGGTCTGGATTGATGAAGTGCGTCGCGGGCGTGAGCGCCTCCGCGCTGCGCGCAGCCGGATCGCTGTCGGGAAGCTGTCTGGAGCGGTGGGCTCTCATGCGCTCGTGCCGCCGGAGGTTGAAGAGATTGCCTGCGCTTCCCTCGGGCTCACCCCCGCCGCCGCTTCGACTCAGGTCCTCCAGCGCGATCGTCATGCGGAGTACGTGCTGGCGCTCGCTCTCCTTGCCGCCTCGCTGGAAAAATTCGCGACGGAGCTGCGGGCGTTGCAGCGCACCGAGGTGCTCGAAACCGAAGAGCCGTTCGAGGAAGGGCAGACGGGCTCCTCCGCAATGCCCCACAAGCGGAACCCGGAGCTCGCTGAGCGGATCACCGGCCTCGCGCGAGTGGTCCGCGGGCATGCCGTCACCGCCCTCGAAAACGTCGCCCTCTGGCATGAGCGCGACATCAGTCACTCTTCGACCGAGCGCATCATCCTGCCCGACAGCAGCATCCTGCTTGATTACATGCTCGACCTTCTCGCCGGCATTCTCGAGCGGCTGCAGGTCTATCCCGATCGGATGCGGGAGAACATTGACCTGACGCGCGGGCTGGTCTACTCCCAGCGGGTCTTGCTCGCGCTCGTAGAACGCGGTCTCACCCGCCAAGAGGCGTATGCGATTGTGCAGCGCCATGCGATGCGCGCGTGGCGCACTCGCGAGAACTATCGCGACCTCCTTGCTGCCGACCCTGCAGTAACGGCAGTGCTCTCTCCGGAAGAGCTCGATGCCCTGTTCGACCCCACCTACTATCTCCGCTACGCCGATGTTCCCTTTCGCCGTCTCGGCATCCCGCTCGACGAGGCGGTCTCGCGGAGAGAGCGGCAGCCCCCGCCTCCCTGA
- the purD gene encoding phosphoribosylamine--glycine ligase — protein MSVLVVGNGGREHALAWAIRKNARVARLAVAPGNAGTAEIAENLPVAPTDVAGMVQAARAWKADFVVVGPDAALGAGMVDALEAEGIPVFGPTRAAAQIETSKRFAKEVMAAAEVPTARWRTFADLEEARRYVRQVGAPLVVKADGLAAGKGVAVCETLEEVERALVDNLERRVFGAASQSVVIEEKLTGREVSLFALVDGKRAVPLAAACDYKRVGEGDTGPNTGGMGAYTPPEFFTSFDIATVMETIVQPVVDELCRRGTPFRGTLYAGLMVTDSGPKVLEFNARFGDPETEAIVPCLDVDLFDLLYATATEGLAGIRFPPSTKAAVSVALAAERYPGTPVVGDEITIGPLPAGVVVFHAGTRRVDSRLVTDGGRVLHVVGTGGSVAAARERAYEGVQAIQFRGMHYRRDIALGG, from the coding sequence ATGAGCGTGCTCGTTGTTGGCAATGGAGGGCGCGAGCATGCCCTCGCTTGGGCGATCCGGAAAAATGCTCGCGTTGCCCGGCTAGCGGTCGCCCCCGGGAACGCCGGCACGGCCGAGATCGCGGAAAATCTGCCCGTCGCGCCGACTGATGTCGCGGGGATGGTGCAAGCGGCGCGAGCGTGGAAAGCCGACTTCGTCGTTGTTGGTCCTGATGCCGCGCTCGGCGCGGGCATGGTTGACGCCCTTGAAGCTGAAGGGATCCCGGTGTTTGGGCCGACGCGCGCAGCTGCCCAGATCGAGACGAGCAAGCGGTTCGCGAAGGAGGTGATGGCGGCGGCAGAGGTCCCGACGGCGCGCTGGCGCACCTTCGCTGACCTGGAGGAGGCGCGCCGGTACGTGCGCCAGGTCGGCGCGCCGCTGGTCGTTAAGGCCGATGGGCTGGCGGCCGGCAAGGGGGTGGCGGTCTGCGAAACCTTGGAAGAGGTGGAGCGCGCCCTCGTCGACAACCTCGAACGGCGGGTCTTCGGCGCGGCCAGTCAGTCTGTCGTCATTGAGGAAAAGCTAACGGGGCGGGAGGTCAGCCTCTTCGCCCTAGTTGACGGCAAGCGGGCGGTGCCGCTTGCCGCCGCCTGTGATTACAAGCGGGTCGGCGAAGGAGATACGGGGCCGAATACCGGCGGAATGGGCGCCTACACCCCGCCAGAGTTTTTCACGAGTTTCGACATCGCGACGGTCATGGAGACCATTGTCCAGCCGGTGGTCGATGAGCTCTGCCGACGGGGAACCCCATTCCGCGGAACACTCTACGCCGGGCTGATGGTCACCGACAGTGGCCCGAAAGTGCTTGAGTTCAACGCGCGCTTTGGCGACCCGGAGACCGAGGCGATCGTTCCCTGTCTTGACGTCGACCTCTTCGATCTTCTCTACGCCACCGCAACAGAGGGATTGGCTGGGATCCGCTTTCCTCCTTCGACGAAAGCAGCGGTCAGCGTCGCGTTGGCGGCGGAGCGCTATCCCGGGACGCCCGTCGTCGGCGACGAGATTACGATCGGTCCGCTGCCTGCTGGGGTGGTGGTTTTTCACGCCGGAACACGCCGTGTCGATAGCCGTCTGGTGACAGACGGGGGACGAGTGCTGCACGTTGTGGGAACGGGCGGGAGTGTGGCCGCTGCCCGCGAACGTGCCTACGAAGGCGTTCAAGCGATCCAGTTTCGCGGAATGCACTACCGACGCGACATCGCGCTCGGGGGGTGA
- the guaA gene encoding glutamine-hydrolyzing GMP synthase: MKAAPHECIAIIDFGSQYSQLIARRVRELRVYCELLPWDVPWSEVERLNPKGFILSGGPRSVYEEGAPLVQRAILESGRPILGICYGMQALAHQLGGSVAPGQRREYGHAILTVNAESPLFRGLPAQISVWMSHGDRIESLPPGFVALAHTDNSPFAAMGDGRHRFGLQFHPEVVHTPQGKEILANFLYGICGCHGDWTPSSFIAESVERIKAQVGDGKVVCALSGGVDSSVAASLVHWAVGDRLTCIFVDNGLLRKDERRRVEQAFRDNVRLNLRTVDARELFLGALAGVTDPEEKRKIIGREFVRVFEAEAKAIGGVKFLAQGTLYPDVIESATPERKAAAKIKTHHNVGGLPEDLGLELVEPLRYLFKDEVREVGLLLGLPEEIVFRHPFPGPGLAVRIIGEITPEKLAAAREADAIFEQEIRRAGLYRELAQSFVVITPVRTVGVMGDDRTYGYVAAVRAVTTEDFMTADWARLPYELLARVSTRIVNEVPYITRVVYDITSKPPGTIEWE; this comes from the coding sequence GTGAAAGCTGCTCCCCACGAATGCATCGCAATCATTGACTTTGGCTCGCAGTACAGCCAGTTGATCGCCCGCCGGGTCCGCGAACTGCGTGTCTACTGCGAGCTGCTGCCTTGGGACGTTCCTTGGAGCGAGGTTGAGCGGCTCAACCCGAAAGGGTTTATCCTGTCCGGCGGGCCGCGCAGTGTCTATGAAGAGGGGGCGCCGCTGGTGCAGCGCGCGATCCTCGAGAGCGGCAGGCCAATCCTCGGGATCTGTTACGGCATGCAGGCGCTCGCCCATCAGTTGGGCGGCAGCGTGGCGCCGGGTCAGCGTCGGGAGTATGGGCACGCCATTCTGACGGTCAACGCCGAGTCGCCCCTCTTTCGCGGACTGCCAGCGCAGATCTCGGTGTGGATGAGCCACGGCGATCGGATCGAGTCGCTCCCGCCAGGATTTGTTGCCCTTGCTCACACAGACAACAGCCCCTTCGCGGCGATGGGAGATGGGCGGCACCGGTTTGGGCTGCAATTTCACCCAGAGGTCGTGCACACCCCGCAGGGCAAGGAGATCTTGGCCAACTTTCTCTACGGGATCTGCGGCTGTCACGGCGATTGGACGCCGAGCAGCTTTATTGCAGAGAGCGTCGAGCGGATCAAAGCGCAGGTGGGCGACGGCAAAGTAGTCTGCGCGCTCTCTGGGGGCGTCGACTCCTCAGTGGCGGCGAGCCTCGTTCACTGGGCGGTCGGCGACCGACTGACGTGCATCTTTGTCGACAACGGGCTGTTGCGGAAGGATGAACGCCGCCGCGTCGAGCAGGCCTTCCGCGACAATGTTCGGCTCAATCTTCGAACGGTTGATGCGCGCGAACTGTTCCTCGGTGCCCTTGCGGGAGTGACAGATCCTGAAGAGAAGCGGAAAATCATCGGCCGCGAATTCGTTCGCGTCTTCGAGGCGGAGGCGAAAGCGATCGGTGGCGTCAAGTTTCTCGCTCAAGGGACGCTCTACCCCGATGTGATTGAGAGTGCCACGCCGGAGCGGAAGGCGGCCGCGAAAATCAAGACGCACCATAATGTCGGCGGCCTGCCCGAAGACCTTGGGCTCGAACTGGTCGAGCCGCTCCGCTATCTCTTCAAGGATGAAGTCCGCGAAGTCGGTCTCCTGCTCGGGTTGCCGGAGGAGATCGTTTTCCGCCATCCCTTCCCCGGGCCGGGGCTCGCGGTGCGGATCATCGGGGAGATCACGCCCGAGAAATTGGCCGCCGCCCGAGAAGCAGATGCGATCTTCGAGCAGGAGATCCGTCGAGCAGGACTGTATCGCGAGCTGGCGCAAAGCTTTGTGGTCATCACCCCCGTTCGGACTGTTGGGGTGATGGGCGACGACCGGACGTACGGCTATGTCGCCGCAGTGCGAGCGGTCACGACGGAAGATTTCATGACGGCTGACTGGGCGCGGTTGCCGTACGAGCTGCTAGCGCGGGTGAGCACTCGGATTGTCAATGAGGTGCCCTATATCACGCGCGTCGTCTACGACATCACCAGCAAACCGCCGGGGACAATCGAATGGGAATGA
- a CDS encoding PDZ domain-containing protein, with protein sequence MLEAAAAGRPTFGASVADASKITAKAGRLPIFGAYVGKVSPGSPAARAGLQPDDIIVELNMRPIATADDLAKALEAVPPGGRILVTWMRGQQQYRAETSF encoded by the coding sequence TTGCTCGAGGCTGCCGCGGCGGGGCGTCCCACGTTCGGCGCGAGCGTCGCCGACGCGAGCAAAATCACTGCCAAAGCAGGAAGGCTGCCCATTTTCGGCGCCTATGTGGGCAAAGTGTCGCCGGGGTCGCCCGCAGCGCGCGCAGGGCTGCAGCCCGATGACATCATTGTCGAACTGAATATGCGGCCCATCGCCACTGCCGATGATCTCGCCAAAGCGCTCGAAGCCGTGCCGCCGGGCGGGCGGATCCTCGTGACATGGATGCGCGGCCAGCAGCAGTATCGCGCCGAAACGTCGTTCTAG
- a CDS encoding glycosyltransferase: MKLTVVMPVYNEAATIREVLRRVKQTPYQKQIIVVDDGSTDGTQEILRALDDPEIEVVFHEKNQGKAGALKTGFARARGDFVIIQDADLEYDPADYPKLLGPLINGEADVVYGSRFTGPERRVLYFWHTVANRFLTLLSNITTNLNLTDMETGYKAFRLEVIRRITIESSRFGVEPEITAKVARMGYRVYEVPIRYHGRSYAEGKKITWKDGIKAIWAIIRFGVLPTRVSGHYGNDTLAVMDSLDRYNDFLWQQIQRHIGSRVFEAGCGTGTITKFLVGRELLVSADYDRAYLSLLRKYADRPNVVLAQIDLTATSWPFARENEFDTVVCMNVLEHLPDDSHVLRQFFRLLQPGGKLILLVPANMWLYGSIDKAIGHYRRYTLDPLKKLVTLAGFQVIEGRYLNLVGTIGWFVNGRILRRRSVPRGQAALLNALWPVVRQVERFPLPTGLSCLVVAQKPVGGMGSG, from the coding sequence ATGAAACTGACAGTAGTAATGCCCGTCTATAACGAGGCGGCGACAATTCGCGAAGTGCTCCGGCGCGTCAAGCAGACCCCCTATCAGAAGCAGATCATCGTCGTCGATGACGGCTCAACCGATGGAACGCAGGAAATCCTGCGCGCCCTCGACGACCCCGAAATCGAGGTAGTGTTTCACGAGAAGAACCAAGGGAAAGCGGGGGCGCTCAAGACAGGGTTCGCTCGGGCAAGAGGGGATTTTGTCATTATTCAAGACGCTGACCTCGAATATGACCCGGCGGATTATCCCAAGCTGCTCGGGCCGCTGATTAACGGCGAGGCTGATGTCGTCTACGGCTCCCGCTTCACGGGGCCGGAGCGGCGCGTGCTGTACTTTTGGCATACCGTCGCAAACCGCTTCCTGACCTTGCTCTCCAACATCACGACAAACCTGAATTTGACTGATATGGAAACCGGCTACAAAGCGTTTCGCCTCGAAGTGATCCGGCGGATCACCATCGAGTCGAGCCGGTTTGGCGTCGAGCCGGAGATCACTGCCAAAGTGGCCCGGATGGGGTACCGGGTCTATGAAGTGCCTATCCGCTACCACGGTCGGAGCTACGCCGAGGGCAAGAAAATAACGTGGAAAGACGGCATCAAGGCGATCTGGGCGATCATCCGTTTCGGAGTGCTGCCGACGCGGGTGAGCGGGCATTACGGCAACGATACCTTGGCCGTGATGGACTCGCTCGACCGCTATAACGATTTCCTCTGGCAGCAGATTCAGCGGCATATCGGCAGCCGCGTCTTCGAGGCCGGCTGCGGCACGGGAACGATCACGAAGTTTCTTGTCGGGCGCGAGCTCCTCGTGTCGGCCGATTACGATCGCGCGTACCTTTCGCTTCTGCGCAAGTATGCCGACCGGCCGAATGTCGTTCTTGCCCAGATAGACCTTACCGCTACCTCGTGGCCGTTTGCCCGCGAGAACGAATTCGATACTGTCGTGTGCATGAACGTTCTCGAGCACCTGCCGGATGACTCGCACGTTCTCCGCCAGTTCTTCCGTTTGCTTCAGCCGGGCGGGAAGCTGATCCTTCTTGTGCCGGCCAACATGTGGTTGTACGGATCGATCGATAAAGCGATTGGGCACTACCGGCGCTACACTCTCGACCCGCTGAAGAAACTGGTGACCCTCGCCGGATTTCAGGTGATCGAGGGACGCTATCTGAATCTTGTGGGGACGATCGGCTGGTTCGTGAACGGCCGGATCCTGCGGCGGCGCTCTGTTCCCCGCGGCCAAGCTGCGCTTCTAAATGCCCTCTGGCCGGTCGTGCGGCAAGTCGAGCGCTTTCCGCTGCCCACTGGGCTGTCCTGCCTCGTGGTCGCCCAAAAGCCTGTCGGCGGTATGGGCTCTGGGTAA